In the genome of Gadus chalcogrammus isolate NIFS_2021 chromosome 21, NIFS_Gcha_1.0, whole genome shotgun sequence, one region contains:
- the tsnaxip1 gene encoding translin-associated factor X-interacting protein 1: MEDMREQEERQNAVVSRLQCDLACQYRQYREERDSRSLLLLKYSLCRCAAEPDEEAYDIPAYDEDKDPVKLKIALKVCRKDLSDTEGELNKIKSEYWGVVPRQDWDALEDAHKRTLLQLQELQRDFDQLKSEHDTLKEVHKREAVQPGVNPEDDLKNNDKEGDGGEEGDVLEPVRTPSSGDRQVYINQLRELLDGKGPVSVADMRAALTSLDPALESAALDHTLGLAFQVDATDLDQDALQLDTETLLQRLDVSPRTSPAPQQD, encoded by the exons ATGGAAGAcatgagggagcaggaggagagacagaacgCAGTG GTGTCCCGCCTGCAGTGTGACCTGGCCTGTCAGTACCGGCAgtacagggaggagagagactcaCGCAGCCTGCTGCTCCTCAAGTACAGCCTGTGCCGATGCGCCGCAGAGCCGGACGAGGAGGCCTACGACATACCCGCGT aCGATGAGGATAAGGACCCGGTGAAGCTCAAGATTGCGTTGAAGGTGTGTCGAAAGGACCTGAGCGACACAGAGGGGGAGCTCAACAAGATAAAGTCAGAGTACTGGGGGGTGGTGCCTCGTCAGGACTGGGACGCACTGGAggatgcacacaaacgcaccctgCTGCAG TTGCAGGAGCTACAGAGGGACTTTGACCAGTTGAAGAGTGAACATGACACCCTGAAAGAGGTGCACAAGAGAGAGGCCGTACAGCCGGGTGTGAACCCAGAAGATGACCTCAAGAATAACGACAAG GAGGGAGATGGTGGTGAAGAAGGAGATGTCTTGGAGCCTGTGCGGACTCCATCATCAGGGGATAGGCAGGTGTACATCAACCAGCTCCGGGAACTGCTTGACGGGAAGGG GCCGGTGTCGGTCGCAGACATGCGCGCTGCCCTTACGTCGTTAGACCCAGCTCTAGAGTCTGCTGCTTTGGACCACACCCTAGGCCTGGCATTCCAG GTGGACGCGACGGACCTGGATCAGGACGCCCTACAGCTGGACACAGAGACCCTCCTGCAGCGCCTGGACGTCTCCCCCAGGACCAGTCCTGCGCCTCAGCAAGACTGA
- the LOC130374766 gene encoding cholesterol 24-hydroxylase-like isoform X1, with protein MKQVKMGLFDILTNWACYAMFYIFPLIAVAFLVYCLYIKHIHMKYDHIPGPPRDSFLFGHSTTVLEETRSDRNLHDKFLQWAEMYGPVVRINTLHVVFILVTCPETTKKIMMSPKYPKAKIVFKQLHGLFGKRFLGSGLLTATDHEQWYKQRRIMDPAFSSLYLRGLMGNFNEGAENLMDELTKLEDSKKEAKMLELVRRVTLDVLTKVAFGRDLDLNKNKDSPFPRAIDACLKGMVPNLRDILFQLMPKNRPFVKEVREACQFLRTTGEAWISKRRTAVQNGEDVPKDILTQIIKSAGQEEKMTKEDEDVMLDNFVTIFIAGQDTTGSQLAFCIMELGRNPDVMQKAQKEVDAVLGMKQEISYDDLGELTYLSQVLKETLRLYPSAPGTSREIPEDMTISGIHIPAGVVGRFDSYVCGRMETFFKDPLTFDPDRFHPDAPKPYYCYYPFGLGPRSCLGQKFAQMEAKVVMAKLLQRFEFSLVPGQSFDILDTATLRPKSGVVCNIKHRNPNILQ; from the exons ATGAAACAAGTTAAGATGGGTTTGTTCGACATTCTGACAAACTGGGCCTGTTATGCtatgttttatattttcccTCTGATTGCAGTTGCGTTCCTTGTATATTGTTTGTATatcaaacacattcacatgaaATATGATCATATCCCTGGCCCACCAAGAGACAG CTTTTTATTTGGGCAttcaacaacagtgttagaGGAAACAAGAAGTGATAGAAATCTCCACGACAAATTCCTACAGTG GGCTGAAATGTATGGGCCAGTAGTTAGGATTAATACTCTTCACGTCGTTTTTATACTTGTGACATGTCCAGAGACTACTAAG AAGATCATGATGTCTCCCAAATACCCTAAAGCTAAAATTGTATTCAAACAACTCCATGGACTTTTTGGAAAAAG GTTTCTGGGAAGTGGCTTGCTTACAGCTACCGACCACGAGCAGTGGTATAAACAACGACGGATTATGGACCCTGCCTTCAGCAGTCT GTACCTCAGGGGCCTGATGGGGAACTTCAACGAGGGGGCAGAAAACCTTATGGATGAACTCACAAAGTTAGAAGACAGCAAAAAAGAAGCAAAGATGCTGGAGTTGGTCCGCCGTGTGACCTTAGACGTCCTCACCAAG GTGGCCTTTGGAAGGGATTTGGACCTAAACAAAAACAAGGACTCACCTTTCCCTAGAGCCATTGATGCATGTCTGAAAGGCATGGTCCCAAACCTCCGAGACATTTTATTTCAG CTAATGCCGAAGAACCGACCGTTCGtcaaggaggtgagggaggcgtGCCAGTTTCTGCGGACCACAGGGGAAGCCTGGATCTCCAAACGGAGAACTGCCGTCCAAAATGGTGAAGATGTACCCAAAGACATCCTCACTCAGATCATCAAATCAGCTGGACAAG aAGAGAAAATGACCaaagaagatgaggatgttATGTTGGACAATTTTGTGACGATCTTCATCGCGG GACAGGATACTACAGGCAGTCAGCTTGCATTCTGCATCATGGAACTCGGAAGAAACCCTGACGTCATGCAAAA AGCGCAGAAAGAGGTGGATGCTGTTCTTGGAATGAAGCAGGAGATTAGCTATGATGATTTGGGAGAGCTGACCTACCTCTCACAG GTACTGAAGGAGACCCTTAGGTTGTATCCCTCTGCTCCTGGAACTTCTCGTGAGATACCAGAGGACATGACCATCAGTGGTATTCACATACCTGCAGGAGTTGTGGGCAGG TTTGACTCTTATGTCTGTGGGAGGATGGAAACATTCTTCAAGGACCCACTGACGTTTGATCCGGACCGGTTTCATCCAGACGCACCCAA GCCTTACTACTGTTACTACCCCTTCGGTCTCGGACCACGCTCCTGTCTGGGACAGAAGTTTGCACAG ATGGAGGCTAAGGTGGTGATGGCCAAGCTGCTTCAGAGGTTTGAGTTCAGCCTGGTACCAGGACAGTCCTTTGACATCCTGGACACTGCAACCCTGAGGCCCAAGAGCGGGGTTGTTTGCAACATTAAACACAGGAATCCCAATATTTTGCAATGA
- the LOC130374767 gene encoding cholesterol 24-hydroxylase-like isoform X1, with amino-acid sequence MKQVKMGLFYILSNWACYAICYSFLLIAVAFLVYCLYIKHIHMKYDHIPGPPRDGFLFGHSTTVLEETRSDRNLHDKFLEWAEMYGPVVRINTLHVVVILVTCPEATKEILMSSKYPKSKIVFKQLHGLFGERFLGNGLVTATDHEQWYKQRRIMDPAFSSLYLRGLMGTFNERAENLMDELTKLADSKKEAKMLQLVNRVTLDVITKLAFGMDLDLHKNHESPFPRAIETCLKGMVPYVRDMFFQLNPKNRPFIKEVREACQLLRTTGEAWISKRRTAIQNGEDVPKDILTQIIKSAGQVEEMTKEDEDLMLDNFVTFFIAGQETTANQLAFCIMELARNPDVMGKAQKEVDAVLGMKQEISYDDLGELTYLSQVLKETLRMYPTAPGTNRDLPEDMTISGVHVPAGVMCLFDSYVCGRMDKFFKDPLTFDPDRFHTDAPKPYYCYFPFALGPRSCLGQKFAQMEAKVVMAKLLQRFEFSLVPGQSFDILDIGTLRPKSGVVCNIAHRNPNI; translated from the exons ATGAAACAAGTTaaaatgggtttgttttacaTTCTGTCAAACTGGGCCTGTTATGCTATTTGCTATAGTTTCCTTCTGATTGCAGTTGCGttccttgtttattgtttgtatatcaaacacattcacatgaaATATGATCATATCCCTGGCCCACCAAGAGACGG CTTTTTATTTGGGCATTCAACAACAGTGTTGGAGGAAACACGAAGTGATAGAAATCTTCACGACAAATTCCTAGAGTG GGCTGAAATGTATGGGCCAGTCGTTAGGATTAATACTCTTCACGTCGTTGTAATACTTGTGACATGTCCAGAGGCTACTAAG GAGATCTTGATGTCCTCCAAGTACCCTAAATCTAAAATTGTATTCAAACAACTCCATGGACTTTTTGGAGAAAG GTTTCTTGGAAATGGCTTGGTTACAGCTACCGATCATGAGCAGTGGTATAAACAACGACGGATCATGGACCCTGCCTTCAGCAGTCT GTACCTCAGGGGTCTGATGGGGACCTTCAACGAGAGGGCAGAAAACCTCATGGATGAACTCACAAAGTTAGCAGACAGCAAAAAAGAAGCAAAGATGCTCCAGTTGGTCAACCGTGTGACCTTAGATGTCATCACCAAG TTGGCCTTTGGAATGGACTTGGATCTCCACAAAAACCATGAATCACCTTTCCCTAGAGCCATTGAGACGTGCCTGAAAGGCATGGTTCCTTACGTCCGAGACATGTTTTTTCAG CTGAACCCAAAAAACCGGCCGTTCATCAAAGAGGTGAGGGAGGCGTGCCAGCTTCTGCGGACCACAGGGGAAGCCTGGATCTCCAAACGGAGAACCGCCATCCAAAATGGTGAAGATGTACCCAAAGACATCCTCACTCAGATCATCAAATCAGCTGGACAAG TAGAGGAAATGACTAAAGAAGATGAGGATCTTATGTTGGACAACTTTGTGACGTTCTTCATTGCGG GACAGGAaactacagccaatcagcttgcATTCTGCATCATGGAACTAGCAAGAAACCCTGACGTCATGGGAAA AGCGCAGAAAGAGGTGGATGCTGTTCTTGGAATGAAGCAGGAGATTAGCTATGATGATTTGGGAGAGCTGACCTACCTCTCACAG GTGCTGAAGGAGACCCTTAGGATGTATCCCACGGCTCCGGGAACTAATCGTGATTTGCCGGAGGACATGACAATCAGTGGTGTTCACGTACCTGCAGGAGTTATGTGCTTG TTTGACTCCTACGTCTGTGGGAGGATGGACAAATTCTTCAAGGACCCACTGACGTTTGATCCGGACCGGTTTCATACTGACGCTCCCAA GCCCTACTACTGTTACTTCCCCTTCGCTCTCGGACCACGCTCCTGTCTGGGACAGAAGTTTGCACAG ATGGAGGCTAAGGTGGTGATGGCCAAATTGCTTCAGAGGTTTGAGTTCAGCCTGGTGCCAGGACAGTCCTTTGACATCCTGGACATTGGAACCTTGAGGCCTAAGAGCGGGGTCGTTTGCAACATTGCACACAGGAATCCCAACATATGA
- the LOC130374767 gene encoding cholesterol 24-hydroxylase-like isoform X2 produces MKQVKMGLFYILSNWACYAICYSFLLIAVAFLVYCLYIKHIHMKYDHIPGPPRDGFLFGHSTTVLEETRSDRNLHDKFLEWAEMYGPVVRINTLHVVVILVTCPEATKEILMSSKYPKSKIVFKQLHGLFGERFLGNGLVTATDHEQWYKQRRIMDPAFSSLYLRGLMGTFNERAENLMDELTKLADSKKEAKMLQLVNRVTLDVITKLAFGMDLDLHKNHESPFPRAIETCLKGMVPYVRDMFFQLNPKNRPFIKEVREACQLLRTTGEAWISKRRTAIQNGEDVPKDILTQIIKSAGQEEMTKEDEDLMLDNFVTFFIAGQETTANQLAFCIMELARNPDVMGKAQKEVDAVLGMKQEISYDDLGELTYLSQVLKETLRMYPTAPGTNRDLPEDMTISGVHVPAGVMCLFDSYVCGRMDKFFKDPLTFDPDRFHTDAPKPYYCYFPFALGPRSCLGQKFAQMEAKVVMAKLLQRFEFSLVPGQSFDILDIGTLRPKSGVVCNIAHRNPNI; encoded by the exons ATGAAACAAGTTaaaatgggtttgttttacaTTCTGTCAAACTGGGCCTGTTATGCTATTTGCTATAGTTTCCTTCTGATTGCAGTTGCGttccttgtttattgtttgtatatcaaacacattcacatgaaATATGATCATATCCCTGGCCCACCAAGAGACGG CTTTTTATTTGGGCATTCAACAACAGTGTTGGAGGAAACACGAAGTGATAGAAATCTTCACGACAAATTCCTAGAGTG GGCTGAAATGTATGGGCCAGTCGTTAGGATTAATACTCTTCACGTCGTTGTAATACTTGTGACATGTCCAGAGGCTACTAAG GAGATCTTGATGTCCTCCAAGTACCCTAAATCTAAAATTGTATTCAAACAACTCCATGGACTTTTTGGAGAAAG GTTTCTTGGAAATGGCTTGGTTACAGCTACCGATCATGAGCAGTGGTATAAACAACGACGGATCATGGACCCTGCCTTCAGCAGTCT GTACCTCAGGGGTCTGATGGGGACCTTCAACGAGAGGGCAGAAAACCTCATGGATGAACTCACAAAGTTAGCAGACAGCAAAAAAGAAGCAAAGATGCTCCAGTTGGTCAACCGTGTGACCTTAGATGTCATCACCAAG TTGGCCTTTGGAATGGACTTGGATCTCCACAAAAACCATGAATCACCTTTCCCTAGAGCCATTGAGACGTGCCTGAAAGGCATGGTTCCTTACGTCCGAGACATGTTTTTTCAG CTGAACCCAAAAAACCGGCCGTTCATCAAAGAGGTGAGGGAGGCGTGCCAGCTTCTGCGGACCACAGGGGAAGCCTGGATCTCCAAACGGAGAACCGCCATCCAAAATGGTGAAGATGTACCCAAAGACATCCTCACTCAGATCATCAAATCAGCTGGACAAG AGGAAATGACTAAAGAAGATGAGGATCTTATGTTGGACAACTTTGTGACGTTCTTCATTGCGG GACAGGAaactacagccaatcagcttgcATTCTGCATCATGGAACTAGCAAGAAACCCTGACGTCATGGGAAA AGCGCAGAAAGAGGTGGATGCTGTTCTTGGAATGAAGCAGGAGATTAGCTATGATGATTTGGGAGAGCTGACCTACCTCTCACAG GTGCTGAAGGAGACCCTTAGGATGTATCCCACGGCTCCGGGAACTAATCGTGATTTGCCGGAGGACATGACAATCAGTGGTGTTCACGTACCTGCAGGAGTTATGTGCTTG TTTGACTCCTACGTCTGTGGGAGGATGGACAAATTCTTCAAGGACCCACTGACGTTTGATCCGGACCGGTTTCATACTGACGCTCCCAA GCCCTACTACTGTTACTTCCCCTTCGCTCTCGGACCACGCTCCTGTCTGGGACAGAAGTTTGCACAG ATGGAGGCTAAGGTGGTGATGGCCAAATTGCTTCAGAGGTTTGAGTTCAGCCTGGTGCCAGGACAGTCCTTTGACATCCTGGACATTGGAACCTTGAGGCCTAAGAGCGGGGTCGTTTGCAACATTGCACACAGGAATCCCAACATATGA
- the LOC130374766 gene encoding cholesterol 24-hydroxylase-like isoform X2, producing the protein MKQVKMGLFDILTNWACYAMFYIFPLIAVAFLVYCLYIKHIHMKYDHIPGPPRDSFLFGHSTTVLEETRSDRNLHDKFLQWAEMYGPVVRINTLHVVFILVTCPETTKIMMSPKYPKAKIVFKQLHGLFGKRFLGSGLLTATDHEQWYKQRRIMDPAFSSLYLRGLMGNFNEGAENLMDELTKLEDSKKEAKMLELVRRVTLDVLTKVAFGRDLDLNKNKDSPFPRAIDACLKGMVPNLRDILFQLMPKNRPFVKEVREACQFLRTTGEAWISKRRTAVQNGEDVPKDILTQIIKSAGQEEKMTKEDEDVMLDNFVTIFIAGQDTTGSQLAFCIMELGRNPDVMQKAQKEVDAVLGMKQEISYDDLGELTYLSQVLKETLRLYPSAPGTSREIPEDMTISGIHIPAGVVGRFDSYVCGRMETFFKDPLTFDPDRFHPDAPKPYYCYYPFGLGPRSCLGQKFAQMEAKVVMAKLLQRFEFSLVPGQSFDILDTATLRPKSGVVCNIKHRNPNILQ; encoded by the exons ATGAAACAAGTTAAGATGGGTTTGTTCGACATTCTGACAAACTGGGCCTGTTATGCtatgttttatattttcccTCTGATTGCAGTTGCGTTCCTTGTATATTGTTTGTATatcaaacacattcacatgaaATATGATCATATCCCTGGCCCACCAAGAGACAG CTTTTTATTTGGGCAttcaacaacagtgttagaGGAAACAAGAAGTGATAGAAATCTCCACGACAAATTCCTACAGTG GGCTGAAATGTATGGGCCAGTAGTTAGGATTAATACTCTTCACGTCGTTTTTATACTTGTGACATGTCCAGAGACTACTAAG ATCATGATGTCTCCCAAATACCCTAAAGCTAAAATTGTATTCAAACAACTCCATGGACTTTTTGGAAAAAG GTTTCTGGGAAGTGGCTTGCTTACAGCTACCGACCACGAGCAGTGGTATAAACAACGACGGATTATGGACCCTGCCTTCAGCAGTCT GTACCTCAGGGGCCTGATGGGGAACTTCAACGAGGGGGCAGAAAACCTTATGGATGAACTCACAAAGTTAGAAGACAGCAAAAAAGAAGCAAAGATGCTGGAGTTGGTCCGCCGTGTGACCTTAGACGTCCTCACCAAG GTGGCCTTTGGAAGGGATTTGGACCTAAACAAAAACAAGGACTCACCTTTCCCTAGAGCCATTGATGCATGTCTGAAAGGCATGGTCCCAAACCTCCGAGACATTTTATTTCAG CTAATGCCGAAGAACCGACCGTTCGtcaaggaggtgagggaggcgtGCCAGTTTCTGCGGACCACAGGGGAAGCCTGGATCTCCAAACGGAGAACTGCCGTCCAAAATGGTGAAGATGTACCCAAAGACATCCTCACTCAGATCATCAAATCAGCTGGACAAG aAGAGAAAATGACCaaagaagatgaggatgttATGTTGGACAATTTTGTGACGATCTTCATCGCGG GACAGGATACTACAGGCAGTCAGCTTGCATTCTGCATCATGGAACTCGGAAGAAACCCTGACGTCATGCAAAA AGCGCAGAAAGAGGTGGATGCTGTTCTTGGAATGAAGCAGGAGATTAGCTATGATGATTTGGGAGAGCTGACCTACCTCTCACAG GTACTGAAGGAGACCCTTAGGTTGTATCCCTCTGCTCCTGGAACTTCTCGTGAGATACCAGAGGACATGACCATCAGTGGTATTCACATACCTGCAGGAGTTGTGGGCAGG TTTGACTCTTATGTCTGTGGGAGGATGGAAACATTCTTCAAGGACCCACTGACGTTTGATCCGGACCGGTTTCATCCAGACGCACCCAA GCCTTACTACTGTTACTACCCCTTCGGTCTCGGACCACGCTCCTGTCTGGGACAGAAGTTTGCACAG ATGGAGGCTAAGGTGGTGATGGCCAAGCTGCTTCAGAGGTTTGAGTTCAGCCTGGTACCAGGACAGTCCTTTGACATCCTGGACACTGCAACCCTGAGGCCCAAGAGCGGGGTTGTTTGCAACATTAAACACAGGAATCCCAATATTTTGCAATGA